One window of Microtus pennsylvanicus isolate mMicPen1 chromosome X, mMicPen1.hap1, whole genome shotgun sequence genomic DNA carries:
- the Actrt1 gene encoding actin-related protein T1, whose translation MFDPAVLDIPAVIFDNGSGLCKVGISGESRPRHVINSVVGHPKFNIPSARTNRKRYFVGEEAQCMYDGLYLHYPIERGLVTRWDDMEKLWKDLFEWELGVKPSEQPVFMTEPSLNPQETREKTTEIMFEKFNVPALYLCNHAVGALCASACVTGLVVDSGDGVTCTVPIYEGYPLPHAITKLYVAGRDITEHLTRLLLAKGYTFPCILNKAVVDDIKEKLCTVSWGCEDTHKNYQQALKEYKLPDGNVIQMSEHLCQVPEVLFTPDHLGVHDLGISKMVCSSIMKCDTDIQETLFADIVLSGGTTLFSGLQNRLLKELEILAFEGTPIKITASRDRCYSAWIGGSVMTSLKTFRQMWVTAEEFKEYGAFVVQRKCF comes from the coding sequence TGTTGGCCACCCAAAATTCAACATACCATCAGCAAGAACCAATCGGAAAAGGTACTTTGTGGGAGAAGAAGCCCAGTGCATGTATGATGGCTTATACCTGCACTATCCTATTGAGCGTGGACTGGTAACTAGATGGGATGATATGGAAAAACTGTGGAAGGACCTTTTTGAGTGGGAGCTAGGAGTGAAACCCAGTGAACAGCCAGTTTTCATGACTGAGCCCTCCTTGAACCCACAAGAGACCCGAGAGAAGACCACAGAAATAATGTTTGAGAAGTTTAACGTACCTGCCTTGTACCTTTGTAACCATGCAGTGGGAGCCTTGTGTGCTTCTGCATGTGTCACTGGCCTGGTAGTGGACAGTGGAGATGGGGTCACTTGTACTGTCCCTATCTACGAGGGCTATCCTTTACCTCATGCCATCACCAAGCTATATGTGGCAGGGAGAGATATCACAGAACACCTCACCCGACTCCTTCTTGCTAAAGGTTACACCTTCCCCTGCATCCTCAACAAAGCAGTGGTGGATGACATTAAAGAGAAGTTATGCACTGTCTCCTGGGGATGTGAAGACACGCACAAGAATTATCAGCAGGCCCTAAAGGAATACAAACTTCCAGATGGAAATGTCATTCAGATGAGTGAGCACCTGTGCCAGGTGCCTGAGGTACTTTTTACACCTGATCATCTAGGTGTTCATGATCTAGGAATCTCAAAAATGGTCTGCAGCAGCATCATGAAGTGTGACACTGATATCCAGGAGACACTGTTTGCTGATATTGTGCTGTCTGGAGGGACTACCCTGTTTTCTGGGCTTCAGAATAGACTCCTGAAAGAACTGGAAATCCTGGCCTTTGAGGGAACCCCAATCAAGATCACAGCTTCCCGGGACAGATGCTATTCAGCTTGGATTGGTGGATCTGTCATGACTTCCTTGAAAACATTCAGGCAGATGTGGGTCACCGCTGAAGAGTTCAAAGAGTATGGGGCATTTGTggttcaaagaaaatgtttttaa